One Amycolatopsis sp. NBC_00355 genomic window carries:
- a CDS encoding magnesium transporter: protein MNTLLTLAVLLSMAAGWHALKRRIKEGPRRPGRRTPSRKATMFAVMLVLGLQAIATAPAASAAACGEAPNPERPGAGMVGALDPPDGVHGEGFSPYRAYGYAGMVWDTFETDCGPLSGIGSPNSAIDTWAGNQLFSLGKNIVGATNSLHYTVLQGSLLSPLYNAVKAGADKIYNNIYAQLFGLVALIMSIMMFRNIWRGDLAAVSKRALYGLAAVWLAASSLALLRYLDPIDNAIVQTTTNIQAGFVDAGPPTAPPPAQSPAPAQVSCQNKGTTAGRPTWDILPTDLHCQIVYENWLRGEFGSATAPQAQQFGAPLLDARAFTWQQIQQGGDGDAGLVDAKKASFKDISTKLGPATGYFTGEAGGRTGAGFLSLGQALVYSLFQLLAKASILLAQVLIRLFALTAPLIGLIALLQPQVLPRVLKVAGGVAFNLIVLSVLAGVHMLLLQAIFGAGNSLNMLTQMVLAGLITVLLFMVGRPVRRLWQMVEMSVSMVGAAVPSPSGGIFSRFRRSNSGPTPQDAFWQNVRDTDDAVDGEQRGPLGATAGGGRFRPEATIFANAQRLDNNGTSASRPAAAWSGAWPGAIGGGSAGALPSGRRPGSPVYGQYNPAGGDPGEYVVVGAGGRPTIRGEESRRVDTSPVADRRWNDEPEPVVVPSDLRSPEAGFNGYAAPEAPRTPGVRAQPRRVDPEVVAGKPVFVLYRPSRGIEVREEPRDTDQVMGR, encoded by the coding sequence ATGAACACCCTGCTGACGTTGGCGGTCCTGCTGTCGATGGCGGCCGGGTGGCACGCGCTGAAGCGACGGATCAAGGAAGGCCCGCGACGGCCGGGCCGCCGCACACCGAGCCGCAAGGCGACGATGTTCGCCGTCATGCTGGTGCTGGGCCTGCAGGCGATCGCGACCGCACCGGCGGCGAGCGCGGCGGCGTGCGGTGAGGCGCCGAACCCGGAACGCCCGGGCGCGGGCATGGTCGGCGCCCTCGATCCGCCTGATGGCGTCCACGGTGAGGGTTTCAGCCCGTATCGGGCGTACGGCTACGCCGGCATGGTCTGGGACACCTTCGAAACCGACTGCGGCCCGTTGTCGGGAATCGGCTCGCCGAACTCGGCGATCGACACCTGGGCCGGCAACCAGCTGTTCAGCCTCGGCAAGAACATCGTCGGGGCGACCAACTCACTGCACTACACGGTCCTGCAAGGCAGTCTGCTCAGCCCGCTCTACAACGCCGTCAAGGCGGGGGCGGACAAGATCTACAACAACATCTACGCCCAGTTGTTCGGCTTGGTCGCGCTGATCATGTCGATCATGATGTTCCGCAACATCTGGCGTGGTGACCTCGCCGCCGTGAGCAAACGCGCCCTCTACGGACTCGCCGCGGTCTGGCTTGCCGCTTCGTCTTTGGCTCTGTTGCGGTATCTCGACCCGATCGACAACGCGATCGTGCAGACCACGACCAACATCCAGGCCGGCTTCGTCGACGCCGGTCCGCCGACGGCGCCGCCGCCGGCGCAAAGCCCGGCGCCCGCTCAAGTCTCCTGTCAGAACAAGGGAACGACGGCGGGCCGCCCGACCTGGGACATCCTGCCGACCGACCTGCATTGCCAGATCGTCTACGAGAACTGGCTGCGTGGAGAGTTCGGTTCCGCGACAGCACCACAGGCGCAGCAGTTCGGCGCCCCCTTGCTGGACGCGCGTGCTTTCACCTGGCAGCAGATCCAGCAGGGCGGCGACGGTGATGCCGGCCTCGTGGACGCGAAGAAGGCCTCTTTCAAGGACATCTCCACGAAGCTCGGCCCCGCGACGGGATACTTCACCGGCGAGGCCGGCGGCCGCACCGGCGCCGGGTTCCTTTCCCTCGGCCAAGCGCTCGTGTACTCGCTGTTCCAGTTGCTGGCCAAGGCATCCATCCTGCTCGCGCAGGTGCTGATCCGGCTGTTCGCTTTGACCGCCCCGCTGATCGGCTTGATCGCACTGCTCCAGCCGCAGGTTCTTCCCCGCGTGCTCAAGGTCGCCGGGGGAGTGGCGTTCAACCTGATCGTGCTCTCGGTGCTCGCCGGTGTGCACATGCTGCTGCTCCAAGCGATCTTCGGTGCCGGGAACTCGCTCAACATGCTCACGCAGATGGTGCTGGCCGGGCTGATCACCGTGTTGCTGTTCATGGTCGGGCGCCCCGTGCGGCGGTTGTGGCAGATGGTCGAGATGTCGGTCAGCATGGTCGGCGCCGCGGTGCCGTCGCCGAGTGGCGGGATCTTCTCCCGGTTCCGGCGCAGCAACAGTGGTCCGACGCCGCAGGACGCGTTCTGGCAGAACGTGCGCGACACCGATGACGCCGTCGACGGGGAGCAGCGCGGGCCGCTCGGCGCGACCGCCGGTGGGGGCCGGTTCCGGCCCGAGGCGACGATCTTCGCCAACGCCCAGCGGCTCGACAACAACGGCACCAGCGCGTCCCGCCCGGCCGCGGCGTGGTCCGGCGCGTGGCCGGGGGCCATCGGTGGTGGCTCGGCCGGTGCCCTGCCTTCGGGCAGACGGCCCGGCTCCCCGGTGTACGGCCAGTACAACCCGGCCGGCGGTGACCCCGGCGAGTACGTCGTCGTCGGCGCCGGGGGCCGTCCCACGATCCGGGGTGAGGAAAGCCGCCGCGTCGACACGTCGCCGGTGGCCGACCGGCGCTGGAACGACGAGCCCGAACCCGTGGTGGTGCCTTCGGATCTGCGCTCGCCCGAAGCCGGGTTCAACGGTTACGCCGCGCCGGAAGCGCCGCGGACGCCGGGGGTGCGGGCGCAGCCGCGCCGCGTCGACCCCGAGGTCGTCGCCGGCAAGCCGGTCTTCGTGCTGTACCGGCCCTCGCGGGGCATCGAAGTCCGTGAGGAACCGCGTGACACCGACCAAGTGATGGGGCGGTGA
- a CDS encoding C40 family peptidase, whose protein sequence is MRRLGLWLGLVVFVAIGALIITAVAAKVVIDNQQAQARGVSLTSCDASVGPTQPGEGERGTTDASNLDDEQRGTVALIISIGKQRSLAPRAWQVAIQAGMTESGLHNLTYGDRDSLGIFQMRPSMGWGTYAQVTDPTYEVNKFFDVLLAVPDWENKRPGDAAQAVERSGFPDRYHKWEPMAATLVENVGQVVDVVACGTGLGQLLPPSQAAAKAISFALGEQGKPYVWGATGPNSYDCSGLMLRAYESAGIILPRVSRDQYHAGAMLPVREAQPGDLLFLANNPADPNTIHHVMMYLGDGKVVEAQQTGVPVHTRAFSFDEAEVVPQAVRPGV, encoded by the coding sequence GTGCGCCGGCTGGGGTTGTGGCTGGGGCTGGTCGTGTTCGTCGCGATCGGCGCCCTGATCATCACCGCCGTCGCCGCGAAAGTCGTCATCGACAACCAGCAGGCACAGGCCCGGGGCGTGTCGCTGACCAGCTGTGACGCCTCGGTCGGGCCGACCCAGCCCGGCGAGGGCGAGCGCGGCACCACCGACGCGTCGAACCTGGACGACGAGCAGCGCGGCACCGTCGCGCTGATCATCTCGATCGGGAAGCAGCGGTCGCTGGCGCCGCGCGCCTGGCAGGTCGCGATCCAGGCCGGCATGACCGAGTCGGGACTGCACAACCTGACCTACGGCGACCGCGACTCCCTCGGCATCTTCCAGATGCGCCCGTCGATGGGCTGGGGCACGTACGCGCAGGTCACCGACCCGACCTACGAGGTCAACAAGTTCTTCGACGTCCTCCTCGCGGTGCCGGACTGGGAGAACAAACGCCCGGGCGACGCGGCGCAGGCGGTCGAGCGCTCGGGGTTCCCGGACCGGTACCACAAGTGGGAGCCGATGGCGGCGACGCTGGTGGAGAACGTCGGCCAGGTCGTCGACGTCGTCGCCTGCGGCACCGGACTGGGCCAGCTGCTGCCGCCGAGCCAGGCCGCGGCGAAGGCGATCAGTTTCGCGCTGGGCGAGCAGGGGAAGCCGTATGTGTGGGGCGCCACAGGGCCGAACTCGTACGACTGTTCGGGCCTGATGCTGCGGGCCTACGAGTCGGCCGGGATCATCCTGCCGCGCGTGTCGCGCGATCAGTACCACGCGGGCGCGATGCTGCCGGTGCGCGAGGCGCAACCCGGTGACCTGCTGTTCCTCGCGAACAATCCGGCGGATCCCAACACGATCCACCACGTGATGATGTACCTCGGTGACGGCAAGGTCGTCGAGGCGCAGCAGACCGGTGTTCCGGTGCACACACGGGCGTTCTCGTTCGATGAGGCCGAAGTGGTGCCGCAGGCGGTCCGGCCCGGCGTTTAG